From Bacilli bacterium PM5-9:
TTAATTAAATCAAACAAACTATTTGATAAATCAAACCAATTAGCTTTTAACAAATATGATTTGACATCTCTTACTAAACTATTTATATCTATATAATCATTAATATAAAAAGTCTTTATTTTATACTGGGGCAAAGTTGATGAATGATCACTAATTCTAAAGCACTTAAAAGATGAAACACCCATTTTTTTAACATTTACATAAATTGATTTTTTTGATGTTGACCTTGAATAACTTGAAATACATTCATCTAGTGATAAACATGCTGCAATACCTACAAAGATTTTATTATATACCTCAATTGAGTTTACTTCATAGTTTAAATTATTTATTATCATGATGTTTATTAACTTTTAAGATTACTATAATCTAGCAAATCTTGAAAGTTTACATTTTCCTTTACTAAAATATATAAACATTCTTTATTTTCATCATAATAACTCAATTGATTTCTATTTTCTTTACAGCAATTATCACTCCAGTTTGTATTAAAACACTCATATTTTTTATCATGCATTATTCCAATCGCAATAATATTATTATAGTTAGTAAGAGCATCCAC
This genomic window contains:
- a CDS encoding hypothetical protein (product_source=Hypo-rule applied; cath_funfam=1.10.1870.10; superfamily=103190) translates to MEKIELILNNGSVINFNKNKLVTIEIKGIKKHLIFSDNDFFKKSKELEELYLVLKINSEDKCLDLNNEINVVDALTNYNNIIAIGIMHDKKYECFNTNWSDNCCKENRNQLSYYDENKECLYILVKENVNFQDLLDYSNLKS